A single window of Zootoca vivipara chromosome 17, rZooViv1.1, whole genome shotgun sequence DNA harbors:
- the CKS1B gene encoding cyclin-dependent kinases regulatory subunit 1: MAHNQIYYSDKYDDEEFEYRHVMLPKDIAKLVPKTHLMSESEWRNLGVQQSQGWVHYMIHEPEPHILLFRRPLPKKPEK; encoded by the exons ATGGCTCACAATCAGATCTACTATTCGGACAAGTACGACGACGAGGAGTTCGAGTACCG GCACGTGATGCTTCCAAAGGACATTGCCAAGCTGGTCCCGAAGACCCACCTCATGTCCGAGTCGGAGTGGCGGAACCTGGGGGTCCAGCAAAGCCAGGGCTGGGTTCACTACATGATCCACGAGCCAG AGCCCCACATCCTGCTTTTCCGACGGCCGTTGCCGAAGAAGCCAGAAAAATGA